The Caloenas nicobarica isolate bCalNic1 chromosome Z, bCalNic1.hap1, whole genome shotgun sequence genome has a segment encoding these proteins:
- the TNFAIP8 gene encoding tumor necrosis factor alpha-induced protein 8 isoform X2: protein MATDVFNSKSLAIQAQKKILGKMVSKSIATTLIDDTSSDVLDELYRVTKEYTQNKKEAEKIIKNLIKIVLKLAILYRNNQFNQDEIALMEKFKKKVHQLAKTVVSFHQVDYTFDRNFLSKLLNDCRELLHEIIQRHLTAKSHGRVNNVFDHFSDCEFLAALYNPFGPYKLHLQKLCDGVNKMLDEGNI, encoded by the coding sequence tggcCACAGATGTCTTCAACTCCAAAAGTCTGGCCATTCAGGCCCAGAAGAAGATCCTTGGAAAAATGGTGTCCAAATCAATAGCAACTACTTTGATTGATGATACAAGCAGTGATGTTTTAGATGAGCTCTACAGAGTGACAAAGGAgtatacacaaaataaaaaggaggcagagaaaatCATCAAAAACCTCATTAAAATAGTCCTTAAATTGGCAATTCTCTACAGGAACAACCAATTCAATCAGGATGAAATAGCGTTGATGGAGAAATTCAAGAAGAAAGTTCATCAGCTGGCTAAGACCGTGGTCAGTTTCCATCAGGTGGATTATACCTTTGACAGGAATTTTTTGTCCAAACTGTTAAATGATTGTAGGGAGCTACTGCATGAAATTATTCAGCGTCACCTAACTGCAAAGTCACATGGACGTGTCAACAACGTGTTTGATCACTTCTCTGATTGTGAATTTTTGGCTGCCTTGTACAATCCCTTTGGACCCTATAAACTCCATTTGCAGAAACTTTGTGATGGCGTCAACAAAATGCTAGATGAGGGGAATATATAA
- the TNFAIP8 gene encoding tumor necrosis factor alpha-induced protein 8 isoform X1: protein MSSEADEPKEVATDVFNSKSLAIQAQKKILGKMVSKSIATTLIDDTSSDVLDELYRVTKEYTQNKKEAEKIIKNLIKIVLKLAILYRNNQFNQDEIALMEKFKKKVHQLAKTVVSFHQVDYTFDRNFLSKLLNDCRELLHEIIQRHLTAKSHGRVNNVFDHFSDCEFLAALYNPFGPYKLHLQKLCDGVNKMLDEGNI from the coding sequence tggcCACAGATGTCTTCAACTCCAAAAGTCTGGCCATTCAGGCCCAGAAGAAGATCCTTGGAAAAATGGTGTCCAAATCAATAGCAACTACTTTGATTGATGATACAAGCAGTGATGTTTTAGATGAGCTCTACAGAGTGACAAAGGAgtatacacaaaataaaaaggaggcagagaaaatCATCAAAAACCTCATTAAAATAGTCCTTAAATTGGCAATTCTCTACAGGAACAACCAATTCAATCAGGATGAAATAGCGTTGATGGAGAAATTCAAGAAGAAAGTTCATCAGCTGGCTAAGACCGTGGTCAGTTTCCATCAGGTGGATTATACCTTTGACAGGAATTTTTTGTCCAAACTGTTAAATGATTGTAGGGAGCTACTGCATGAAATTATTCAGCGTCACCTAACTGCAAAGTCACATGGACGTGTCAACAACGTGTTTGATCACTTCTCTGATTGTGAATTTTTGGCTGCCTTGTACAATCCCTTTGGACCCTATAAACTCCATTTGCAGAAACTTTGTGATGGCGTCAACAAAATGCTAGATGAGGGGAATATATAA